One region of Juglans regia cultivar Chandler chromosome 4, Walnut 2.0, whole genome shotgun sequence genomic DNA includes:
- the LOC109000806 gene encoding laccase-4-like has translation MDSWVRFLALLVMCLFPALIECRVRHYKFDVVMRKTTRLCSTKPIVTVNGQFPGPTLYAREDDNVLVKVVNHVKYNVTIHWHGVRQIRTGWSDGPAYITQCPIQPGQSYVYNFTLTGQRGTLLWHAHILWLRATVHGGLVILPKRGVPYPFPKPHKEVVVVLAEWWKSDTEAVINKALQGGLAPNVSDAHTINGHPGPISNCSTQAGFTLPVQSGKTYLLRIINAALNEELFFKIAGHQLTIVEVDATYVKPVKLDTIVIAPGQTTNALITADQNSGKYLVAASPFMDSPIAVDNLTATATLHYSGTLSSAPTTLTSPPPQNATAVANKFINSLRSLNSKTYPAQVPMKVDHKLYFTVGLGINPCPTCKAGNGSRVVASINNVTFVMPTTALLQAHYFNMGGVFTTDFPGNPPHVFNYTGTPPSSLQTNSGTKVYRLSYNSTVELVLQDTGIIAPENHPVHLHGFNFFAVGRGLGNYNPNKDPKNFNLIDPVERNTIGVPSGGWVAIRFRADNPGVWFMHCHLEVHTTWGLKMAFLVDNGKGSNQSLLPPPSDLPKC, from the exons ATGGATTCTTGGGTTCGATTTTTAGCTCTTTTGGTCATGTGCCTTTTTCCAGCTTTGATCGAGTGCAGGGTTCGCCACTACAAGTTTGAT GTGGTAATGAGGAAGACCACCAGACTATGTTCAACCAAGCCCATTGTCACCGTCAATGGCCAGTTCCCAGGACCTACACTGTATGCAAGGGAAGACGACAATGTGCTTGTGAAAGTTGTCAACCATGTCAAATACAATGTTACCATCCACTG GCATGGTGTTAGGCAAATCCGAACAGGTTGGTCTGATGGGCCAGCTTACATTACCCAATGCCCAATCCAGCCAGGACAAAGCTATGTGTACAACTTCACTCTCACCGGCCAACGGGGCACACTTCTTTGGCATGCACATATTCTTTGGCTAAGGGCGACGGTCCATGGTGGCTTGGTCATCTTGCCTAAGCGTGGCGTGCCATATCCCTTCCCTAAACCCCACAAAGAAGTTGTCGTTGTATTAG CTGAATGGTGGAAGTCAGACACTGAAGCTGTGATCAACAAAGCTCTTCAGGGTGGATTAGCGCCAAACGTCTCAGATGCTCATACCATTAACGGCCATCCAGGGCCGATTTCCAATTGTTCCACACAAG CTGGGTTCACATTGCCAGTCCAAAGTGGCAAGACTTACTTGCTACGCATAATCAATGCTGCGCTCAATGAGGAGCTGTTCTTCAAGATTGCAGGACACCAGCTTACCATAGTGGAAGTGGATGCTACCTATGTGAAACCGGTGAAGCTTGACACCATCGTGATTGCCCCTGGCCAAACAACTAATGCCCTTATAACAGCTGATCAAAACTCTGGAAAGTACTTGGTAGCTGCCTCTCCATTCATGGACTCTCCCATTGCTGTCGATAACCTCACTGCAACAGCCACTCTACACTATTCTGGCACGCTTTCCAGTGCTCCAACAACTCTTACCAGTCCACCTCCACAAAATGCCACTGCAGTTGCAAACAAATTCATAAATTCCCTACGAAGCCTTAATTCGAAAACATATCCTGCGCAAGTCCCAATGAAAGTTGATCACAAACTTTACTTCACTGTTGGGCTAGGAATCAACCCATGTCCGACTTGCAAAGCTGGGAATGGAAGCCGAGTGGTGGCCAGTATAAACAATGTCACATTTGTTATGCCTACCACTGCCTTACTTCAAGCACATTACTTCAACATGGGTGGAGTGTTCACCACTGATTTTCCCGGAAACCCACCACATGTATTCAACTATACAGGAACCCCACCATCAAGTTTACAGACGAATAGTGGTACAAAGGTTTATAGATTATCTTACAACTCTACGGTTGAACTTGTATTGCAAGACACTGGAATCATTGCCCCTGAGAACCATCCAGTCCATCTTCACGGGTTTAATTTCTTTGCCGTTGGTAGGGGACTAGGTAATTATAACCCAAACAAGGATCCAAAAAACTTTAACCTTATTGATCCTGTTGAGAGAAACACAATTGGTGTGCCATCTGGTGGGTGGGTAGCAATCAGATTTCGTGCAGATAATCCAG GAGTTTGGTTTATGCATTGCCATTTGGAGGTGCACACAACATGGGGGCTTAAGATGGCATTCTTGGTGGACAATGGCAAAGGATCTAATCAATCACTTCTACCTCCTCCAAGTGATCTTCCAAAATGTTAA
- the LOC109000807 gene encoding uncharacterized protein LOC109000807, translating into MNFRSLDEFWAFYVNQHSKPSTRRWHFVGMLIGIFFSLCSVVFSWWFLFLVPFFGYGLAWYSHFFVEGNVPATFGHPFWSFICDFKMFGLMLTGKMDKEIKRLGKRPVLQVF; encoded by the coding sequence ATGAATTTTAGGAGCTTAGACGAGTTTTGGGCTTTCTATGTGAACCAACACTCAAAACCATCCACACGGCGCTGGCATTTTGTGGGCATGCTTATTGGTATTTTCTTCTCGCTTTGCTCAGTGGTCTTTAGCTGGTGGTTTTTGTTCCTTGTGCCATtctttgggtatggattggcctGGTACAGCCATTTCTTTGTTGAAGGGAACGTTCCGGCCACGTTCGGGCATCCGTTTTGGTCTTTTATATGTGATTTCAAGATGTTTGGATTGATGCTTACAGGGAAAATGGATAAGGAGATCAAGAGGCTTGGAAAGAGGCCTGTGTTGCAGGTCTTTTAA
- the LOC109000805 gene encoding mRNA-capping enzyme: MDLNASPVPEEDEESFERHIEEFPAPEERIESAVDIARRERDERRKRLKIERSDDRPMHISQPPAYDQFQTKNMKSYDKSKLPPGWLDCPAFGQEIFGMIPSKVPLSEYYNDFVAPGKRYSFKQVIHQQRVLGRKLGLVIDLTNTSRYYPVSDLKKEGIKHVKIQCRGRDAVPDNASVNNFVFEVSQFLFRQKQAKKHILVHCTHGHNRTGYMIVHYIMRSHQTSVTQAIKMFAEARPPGIYKPDYIDALYTFYHEKKPEMVVYPSTPEWKRSSGLDLNGEAVPDDDDDGDAAAAAPLNENHDIDVVMTNDDVLGDEIPRDQQDVLRHFCYQTLKLGFGPRASTQFPGSHPVSLNRDNLQLLRQRYYYATWKADGTRYMMLITIDGCYLIDRSYNFRRVQMRFPCRNTNDGLATDKTHHFTLLDGEMIIDTVPDSQKKERRYLIYDLMAINQVPVIERPFYERWKMLEKEVIEPRNFERHNIYQCRNPYYRYDLEPFRVRRKDFWLLSTVTKLLKEFIPRLSHDADGLIFQGWDDPYVPRTHEGLLKWKYPEMNSVDFLFEIDNDDRQLLFLYERGKKKLMEGKGSRVAFRDGSDPNSYSGKIIECSFDFEEEEWVCMRIRVDKSTPNDFNTYKKVMRSIRDNITEEVLLNEIKEIIRLPMYADRIRNDSKPHQHSNPARRR; this comes from the exons ATGGATTTAAATGCCTCACCTGTAcccgaagaagatgaagaaagttTTGAACGGCACATAGAAGAATTCCCTGCACCAGAAGAACGTATAGAGTCTGCAGTTGATATAGCCCGTCGG GAGCGTGATGAAAGACGAAAGCGATTGAAAATAGAACGCTCAGATGACAGACCAATGCATATATCTCAACCACCTGCATATGATcagtttcaaacaaaaaacatgaAGTCTTATGATAAAAGCAAGCTTCCCCCTG GTTGGTTGGACTGCCCTGCATTTGGTCAGGAAATATTTGGCATGATTCCTTCCAAGGTTCCACTTAGTGAATACTACAATGACTTTGTTGCTCCGGGTAAAAGATACTCATTTAAGCAAGTGATCCATCAACAGAGAGTTTTAGGAAGAAAA CTTGGTTTAGTGATCGATTTGACGAATACTTCTCGATACTATCCAGTATCAGATTTAAAGAAAGAGGGTATCAAGCATGTTAAG ATTCAATGCAGGGGGAGGGATGCTGTACCTGATAATGCATCTGTAAATAACTTTGTCTTTGAG GTCTCTCAATTCCTCTTTCGTCAGAAACAGGCAAAGAAGCACATCCTTGTCCATTGTACACATGGGCATAATCGCACAGGATATATGATAGTTCATTATATTATGCGCTCGCATCAAACTTCTGTTACTCAG GCAATAAAAATGTTTGCTGAAGCACGCCCTCCAGGAATCTACAAACCAGACTATATTGATGCGTTGTATACATTTTATCATGAAAAAAAGCCAGAGATGGTTGTTTACCCCTCTACTCCGGAGTGGAAAAGATCTTCTGGTCTTGATCTCAATGGTGAAGCAGTgccagatgatgatgatgatggggatGCGGCTGCGGCTGCTCCTTTGAAT gAAAATCATGATATAGATGTAGTGATGACCAATGACGATGTATTAGGGGATGAGATACCTAGGGACCAGCAAGATGTACTGCGGCATTTCTGCTATCAAACGCTTAAGTTGGGTTTTGGG CCAAGAGCAAGCACACAATTTCCAGGGTCTCACCCAGTTTCTCTTAACAG GGACAATTTACAACTGTTAAGGCAGCGTTATTATTATGCCACATGGAAAGCTGATGGAACACGGTATATGATGCTAATAACCATAGATGGATGTTACTTGATTGATAGGAGTTATAATTTCCGACGGGTGCAGATGAGGTTTCCTTGCAGAAACACAAATGAT GGCTTAGCCACCGACAAGACTCATCACTTTACATTACTTGATGGGGAGATGATAATCGATACTGTGCCAGACTCacagaagaaagagagaagatacCTTATCTATGATCTTATGGCAATAAATCAAGTGCCTGTAATAGAG CGGCCTTTCTACGAGCGGTGGAAGATGCTTGAGAAAGAAGTGATTGAACCTCGAAATTTTGAACGCCACAATATTTACCAGTGTAGGAATCCGTATTATAGATACGACCTTGAACCATTCAGG GTGAGGAGGAAAGACTTTTGGTTGCTCTCTACTGTTACCAAGCTTTTAAAGGAATTCATTCCAAGGCTCTCACATGATGCAGATGGTCTTATTTTTCAG GGTTGGGATGATCCTTATGTCCCTCGCACACATGAAGGCCTCTTGAAGTGGAAATACCCTGAAATGAATTCAGTTGACTTTCTATTCGAG ATAGACAATGATGATCGTCAGCTACTTTTTCTGTATGAACGGGGGAAGAAGAAACTGATGGAAGGGAAAGGGAGTAGGGTTGCCTTCAGAg atgGTTCAGACCCCAACTCATATTCTGGAAAAATTATCGAGTGTTCgtttgattttgaagaagaGGAATGGGTCTGCATGCGGATCAGAGTAGATAAATCAACTCCGAATGATTTCAATACTTACAAGAAG GTCATGCGGAGTATAAGGGACAATATCACAGAGGAAGTCTTGTTGAATGAAATTAAAGAGATCATTCGCTTGCCCATGTATGCCGATAGGATACGGAATGATAGTAAACCCCACCAGCATTCGAATCCAGCACGGCGGAGGTGA